The genomic segment CTGAGTCTCCCGGCGACCACATGATCTGGAGCCAATTGGCGACCGCTTCAGATCCCATGCGCAAGCGCGCCGCCTTGGCACTTTCAGAGATATTGGTGGTGTCCCTCACTGGCTTGGATATCAGCTGGCGCAGCCATGCGATCGCACGGTACTGGGACATTTTGGTGCAGCACGCGTTCGGCAACTTCAGGGACCTGCTGGAGGCCGTGACCCTGAATGCTGCGATGGGGGTCTACCTCAATACCAAAGGCAACCTGAAAGAAAACGCCAGCACTGGGCGCCTGCCCGATGAGAATTACGCCCGCGAGGTCATGCAGCTATTCACCATCGGGCTCTACAAGCTGAACCCGGATGGCACTCAGCAGTTGGACGGCAACGGCAAACCGCAAGAAACCTACACCCCCAGCGATGTTGCCAACTTGGCCCGTGTATTCACCGGCTATGACTTCGATCGCAGCCAGAACGTAGATACCGTGATCCCCCAAACCGGTGGCGGCACCCGTACCATTCCTAACACCAGTTATGTCCGCTTGCCGATGACGCTCACGGAATCCAAGCATTCGAAATTGAAAGTCGAATTCTTGGGAAGCACCATATCGGAGAACACGCTGGGAGCAGATGCCTTAAGGGCCGCGCTGAAAACCTTGTTCAACCACCAAAATACGGCCCCATTCATTTGCAAACAGTTGATCCAGCGCTTGGTTACGAGCAACCCCACTCCGGCCTACGTGGCCCGTGTGGCGGCCGTTTTTGCCAATAACGGGGCGGGTGTGCGGGGCGACATGGCCTATGTGTTTGCCGCCATCTTGAATGACGACGAGGCACGCAACGCCACCGGGTTGACTGCCCCGGAGTTCGGCAAGCTGCGTGAGCCCATGTTGCGCTTGGTGCAGTGGTTACGCACCTTCAACGTGACCTCCGCCGCGGGCACCTGGAAGATTTGGAATACGAGCAACGCGGCTGATTCCTTGGGCCAAAGCCCCTTGCGGTCTCCGTCGGTGTTTAATTTTTTCCGTCCCGGCTATGTGCCGCCGTCTACAGTGGCGCCACCGGCGACTGGCTTGAGTGCTGGGAAAGTGGCCCCCGAATTCCAGATCGTGAACGAGAGCAGCGTCGGAGGCTACCTGAACCTCATGATGAATGTGATCGACACGGGTTTTAACTCCGGCGACATCAAGGCCGCGTACACCACCGAGCTGACGCTGGTGCTCGACCCAACAGCGTTGGTGCAACGCCTGAACCTGCTGATGGCTGCAGGGCAGTTGTCCGCTAGCACGGTGAGTACCATTGTCACCGCTCTGTCTGGTGTGAACGTGACAGCCAGCAGCAGTGCCGCGATAAAGCGCAACCGGGTGTGCGCGGCGGTTCTCATGGTGATGGCGAGTGTGGAATATCTGGTTCAAAAATAAGGCGCAAACCGATGACAAGCTCAACCCTTCCTGATATGCAGCGCCGTGCGTTTTTGCGCCGCTCGGGCCAACTCGCCCTGACCGGTACCGCCCTGCCATTTGCAATGAACCTGGCCGCCTTGGGTGAAGCCGCAGCGTTCAATGCCCCTTCAGGGGATTACAAGGCCCTGGTGTGCGTGTTTTTGTATGGCGGCAATGACTACGCCAACACCTTGATCCCTTACGACGACGCCAATTACAACCTTTACAGCGCGATTCGTGGCGGCGGCAGTGGCCAGACGGCCGGTGGCATCGCGCTTGCCAAATCGAGCTTGACGTCAACCCTGTTGAACCCGATTGCTGCCCCGGTGGATAGCCAAGGCCAAACCGGGCGGCAGTTTGCCCTGAATCCCACCATGACCGGGCTTGCCGGCCTTTTCAATACCGGCAAGATGGCAGTGCAGCTCAACGTCGGGCCGCTGGTGAAGCCGCTGACGCGCGCCCAGTACGACAGCAACGACCGGGTCAGCTTTCCGCGACCTCCACAGTTGTTTTCGCATAACGACCAGCAAAGTATTTGGCAATCGTCTTCCCCCGAGGGGTCGACGGTCGGCTGGGGCGGTAACCTGGGCGATCTGACGCTTGAGAACAGTTTGAACAGCAAATCGGTGTTCACCGGGATTTCGGTTTCGGGGAACGCGGTGTTCTTGTCCGGCGATACAGCGCTCCAGTACCAGGTCAGCACCGCTGGAGCGATCAAAATCAAGCCAGCGACTAACACCTGGGTTTATGGAAACCCTTCCGTCGCAGCTGCGATTACCAGTCTGATGCGGGAAAACCGCGTGCACAAACTGGAGAACGAATACAACGCCGTCACCAAGCGCGCTTTGGATGCCGAGTCTGCGGTAACCACCGCCTTGTCAGAGGCAGAGCCCTCCACCGTGTTCCCGAATGATTCACTGGGCAACCAGCTCAAGATGGTGGCGCGCTTGATCAAAGGGCGGGCCGCCTTGGGCGTGCGTCGGCAGGTGTTTTTTGTGTCGATCGGCGGATTCGATTTGCACGACAACCTGATCCGGGACCATGGCACTTTGCTAGGCCGGGTCAGCGATGCCATGACCGCGTTTTACAACGCGACGGTGGAAATGGGCGTGGAAAACCAGGTCACCTCGTTCACTGCGTCTGACTTTGGCCGCACCCTGTCGTCCAATGGCGATGGCTCCGACCACGGGTGGGGTAGCCACCACTTTGTCGTGGGCGGTGCAGTGGATGGCCAGCGCTATTTCGGTGAAGCCCCGCCCATCAATGTGACCGATGGCACCGGCTGGCCCAGGGTCTACACCGCAGCTGAACAATGGCATGTTGGTCAGGGCCGCTTGCTCCCCCGCACCTCGGTCGATCAGTACGCCGCCACGCTGGCCAAATGGTTCGGCGTGACCAACACCGAAATGCCCCAAGTGCTGGGCAATATCAACAACTTCGGGGCGCCCGCCGGCCGGGCAGACTACCCGTGGGATCTGGGTTTTATGACGTGATGCTATGAAATCAGGAGCTGTAGGCGCATGTTTTACGTGCGCTACAGCCTGATTTTATGCATTATTTAGAGCTGAGGCTTCTCAATGCCCAGCTCGGCGAGTTCAGCATCCGTGAACACCCGGGAACGCGTGTGAAACGCTTTCCCCTCTGGCCCTTCGAGTGAGAACGTGCCGCCGTGGCCTTCGATCACGTCGATGATGAGCTGGGTGTGTTTCCAGTACTCGTATTGCCCGATGCCGATGTAGAAGGGGCTGCCGCCAATGTCGCCCAAATACACATCGCCCGCACCCATGGTGATTTCGCCGGGCAGGTAGCAGTTGGCTGCGCTGTTGTCGCAGCAACCGCCACTTTGGTGGAACATCAAATCGGGGCCATGCTTGGTTTTGAGGAAGGCCACCAGCTCCAGGGCAGCGGGGGTGGCTACTACTTTGTCGACCATGGTTTTGTCTCCTGTTCGCAATATCACTTGAATCTACGTTCTAGATGCTCACAGCCAAACGGCTTTTGTTGGCTCTCGCAACGCAATAACCCAACGGGGCGTCCACCTCATGCTGGAGTACCAGAAATCGGTGGCCGCCCCGTCGGGTTATCGCGTTGGGTGTCAGTTGACGTGATTCGCTTTAAAAGAAGCCCAACTTGTTTTCAGAGTACGACACCAACAAGTTCTTGGTCTGCTGGTAGTGGTCCAGCATCATTTTGTGGGTTTCGCGGCCGATGCCTGATTCCTTGTAGCCACCGAATGCAGCATGTGCGGGGTAGGCGTGGTAGCAGTTGGTCCACACGCGGCCCGCTTTGATAGCGCGGCCCATGCGGTAGGCCACATTGCCGTTGCGGCTCCACACACCGGCGCCCAGGCCGTAGAGCGTGTTGTTGGCAATCGCCAAGGCTTCGGCTTCGTCCTTGAAGGTGGTCACGGCCAGCACGGGGCCGAAGATTTCTTCCTGGAAGATGCGCATCTTGTTGTGGCCCTTGAACAGGGTGGGCTGCACGTAATAGCCGCCTTCCAAGTCGCCACCGAGGTGGGCTTGGCCGCCGCCGATGAGTACTTCAGCACCCTCTTGCTTGCCCAGGTCCAAGTAGCTCAGGATTTTGGTCAGCTGCTCTTTGGAGGCTTGCGCGCCCATCATGCTGTCGGTGTCCAGGGGGTTGGCGTGCTTGATGGCGGCCACGCGCTTCAATACACGCTCCATGAACTTGTCGTAAATGCTTTCTTGGATCAGTGCGCGGCTTGGGCAGGTGCAAACCTCGCCTTGGTTGAAGGCAAACAGCACCAGGCCTTCAATGGCTTTGTCCAGGAAGGCGTCGTCCTTGTCCATGATGTCCGCAAAGAACACATTGGGGCTCTTGCCGCCCAGTTCCAGCGTGGCAGGGATCAGGTTGTTGGCAGCAGCTTGGGCAATCACGCGGCCGGTGGTGGTGGAGCCGGTGAACGCGATCTTGGCGATGCGCTTGGAAGTCGCCAAAGGCATACCGGCTTCACGACCGTAACCGTTCACGATGTTGAGCACACCGGGCGGCAGCAAGTCTGCAATCAGCTCGGCCAGGATCAGGATGGAGATGGGGGTGCTCTCTGCGGGCTTGAGGACCACGCAGTTGCCGGCGCCCAAGGCAGGCGCCAGCTTCCAGGCTGCCATCAAGATCGGGAAGTTCCAAGGAATGATCTGGCCGACCACGCCCAGGGGTTCCTGGATGTGATATGCCACGGTGTTCTCGTCGATGTTGGACAAGGCGCCTTCTTGTGCACGCACGCAGCCTGCAAAGTAGCGGAAGTGGTCCACGGTGAGCGGAATGTCGGCATTCAGGGTTTCGCGGATGGCTTTGCCGTTGTCCACGGTTTCGGCATAGGCCAGCAGCTCCAGGTTTTGCTCGATGCGGTCAGCAATCTTGAGCAAGATGTTGCTGCGGGTGGCCGCATCGGTCTTGCCCCAAGCGTCGCTGGCGGCGTGGGCAGCGTCGAGTGCCAGTTCAATATCTTCTGCGGTGGAGCGCGCAGCTTGGGTGTAAACCTTGCCGCTGACCGGGGTGATGACGTCAAAGTACTGGCCCTTGACCGGTGGCACAAACTTGCCGCCGATGAAGTTGTTGTACTGGGATTTGTACGAGATCTTGGCGCCTGCTGCGCCGGGTGCTGCGTAAATAGCCATGGTTGTCGTCCTCTTGTGCTTGGTTTGATTTCCTGCGGAGTGGCTTCCGGCAGGTGCTCTTGTGACTCAAGAGGCGTGCCACCTGCAGGTGCGCATGACCAGCGTTGATTTCATTGGGTTTTTTCTGTCTACAAGTTCGTCCGCCAGTGTCCGCTAGCCTGTGCTGTCACGCTTTGCCACAGTGACAGGTGTCACAAAATGGAACACTCGGACAGTTTTGAGGGTCTGCGCCATTGCTCCCTGCGCGCACAACCCCCATACTGAAACGCAGAGCGGGGCGACATGACTCCGCGCAGGAGACAACGTGCGATCACCTTCCCCTTTGCTGGCCTTACGTCAGGCCCGACAGCAGCTTTTGGAAACCGGGCAGTGCCCGGCCGGTATCGTGGATGAGCGGCTCGCTCGCTCGTGGCACCGCAGCATGGCGGCGGGTTTGGCGCCCACTGCCCGGGTCTCACCCGAACATGCCAGCACCCACCATTTGCGCCATGTGCTAGCAAGTAACCATGCGCTGTTGGCCCACTCGCGCCCGGTCATGGAATATGTGTTTGACCAGGTGCGCCAAAGCCAGAGCGTGGTGGTGCTGGCCGATTCCGCCGGCATGTTGATGCACACCCTGGGCGACCCGCATTTTGTCGACAAGGCCGAACGGGTGGCACTGACTAGCGGTGCATCTTGGAACGAAAGCCACCGGGGCACCAACGCCATCGGCACTGCGCTGGCGGAGCGCGGTGCGGTGGAGATCCATGGCTCGGAGCATTTCTTGGAGCGCAATGGTTTCTTGACTTGCGCGGCTTCGCCGATTTTGTCGGCCACCGGCGAGTTAAGCGGCATTCTGGATATCTCCGGAGACCACCGCAATGGCCACGCCCACACCTTGGGGTTGGTCAGCACCGCCGCCCGCATGATTGAAAACCGCCTCATGGTGGCCACCTGTAAGCGCAATATCCGGCTGCATTTGCACGCGCACCCGGAGGGCATCGGCAGTGTGGCCGAAGGCATCATTGCGCTGTCAGACGACGGCTGGATTGTGGGCGCCAACCGCGTGGGCCTAGCGCTGCTGCGGCTCAACACCGGCGACATCGGTGCCACCTTGCTGGAGCGGGTGCTGGATGTGCGGCTCGACGACCTGCTCTCCCGCCACAAGCGCCGGCCTCTGCAAGCCCAGCAACTGCGACTGCACAACGGCGCTATCGTGTTCGCGCAGATTCAGGTAGATCCTGCGGTGCTGCCCGCCATCAGCTATGCCGCAGCATCGCCTGTTGCCACGCCTGCTGCTAGGCCCGGAGTCGACGCACTGAGCGCCTTGGACACCGGCGATGCCCGCTGGCGCAGCGCCGCCGACAAGGCGCGCCGCATCGTGGCTAAGCCGATCCCGCTGCTGGTACAGGGGGAATCCGGGGTAGGCAAAGAGATGTTTGCCCGCGCCCTGCACGCCAGTGGCCCGCGCCGTGACGGCCCATTTGTGGCCATTAACTGCGGGGCTATCCCCGAGAGCCTGATCGAGTCCGAGCTGTTTGGTTATGTGGCGGGCGCTTTTACCGGTGCGCGCAAAGAGGGCAGCCCCGGCCGCTTGCGCGAGGCCCACGGCGGCACTTTGTTTCTGGACGAAATCGGTGATATGCCGCTGACCATGCAAACTCGCTTGCTGCGCGTGTTGCAAGAGCGCACCGTGACCCCGGTGGGCGCAGGCAAAGCCGTGGCGGTGGACTTTGCGCTAGTGTGCGCCACCCATTGCAAGCTGGCGGAAGCGGCGGCCAATGGCAAGTTCCGCCACGACCTGTATTACCGCATCAACGGCCTGACGGTTACCTTGCCTGCCCTGCGCGATCGCAGTGACTTCGCAGCACTCACCGAGCGGCTGTTGAGCGACCTGAGCCCCGCTCTGGCACTGCAGGTCGCCCCGGAGCTGCTCAGCCGTCTGGCGGCCTACCCGTGGCCCGGCAACTTGCGGCAATACGCCAGCGTGCTGCGCACTGCCTGCGCGATGTTGCAAGACAGCGAAGACACGCTGGACTGGGCGCACATGCCCGACGACCTGCTGGAGGCGCTACAAGCCGTAGCGCCTGTGGCGGCGGCGAGCTCCCCGGGCCCGGCAGTGGCTGCAGGGACTGCACCACTAGGGGCTCAGCCCGCGGCAATGCAGGTGCCCCAGAGCTTGCAAGCACTCTCGCAAGTGGCCATTCAGCAGACCTTGGAGGCCACGCGCGGCAATGTGTCGCTGGCCGCTCGCCAGCTGGGCATCAGCCGGCAGACGCTGTACCGCAAGCTGGCTGCTGCCGGCGTTTGATTCGCCGCCAATATTTGCTACTGAATTTGTAGCTACTTGCGCATGTTTTATAAGGGCTAGAGCCTTGTTTTGTTCAAAGAAGGCGCCTACATACTGATTCAGAGCAGCGCCTTCAAATAGCGCCCCGTGTGGCTGGCCGGGTTGGCGGCAATGTCTTCCGGCGTGCCCACGCCGACCACGGTGCCACCACCTGCGCCGCCTTCGGGGCCAATGTCGATCAGCCAGTCAGCGGTTTTGATCACGTCCAGGTTGTGTTCAATGATGACGATGGTGTTGCCCGCATCGCGCAACTGGTGCAGCACTTTGAGCAGCAGCGCAATGTCGGCAAAGTGCAGGCCGGTGGTGGGCTCGTCCAGGATGTAGAGCGTGCGGCCGGTGTCTTTTTTGGATAGCTCCAGCGCCAGCTTCACCCGCTGTGCTTCGCCACCGGATAGCGTGGTAGCAGCCTGCCCGAGGCGGATGTAGGACAGGCCTACATCCAGCAGCGTTTGTAGCTTGCGGGCGATGGTGGGCACTGCGTGCAAAAACTCGTAGGCAGCTTCCACCGTCATGTCCAGAATCTGGGCGATGTTCTTGCCTTTGTAGAGCACTTCCAGCGTCTCGCGGTTGTAGCGCTGGCCGGCGCACACATCGCAGGGCACATACACATCGGGCAAAAAGTGCATCTCCACTTTCACCATACCGTCGCCTTGGCAAGCCTCGCAGCGGCCACCGGCCACGTTGAAGCTGAAGCGGCCCGGGCCGTAGCCCCGTTCGCGCGCGGTGGGCACCTCCGCCATCAGCTCGCGAATAGGGGTGAACAGACCGGTGTAGGTGGCCGGGTTGGAGCGCGGCGTGCGGCCGATGGGCGACTGGTCGACGTTGATGACCTTGTCGAAATACTGGATGCCATCGATGCTCTCATGCGCCGCCGGCTCGTCGTGTGCGCGGTAAAGCTGACGCGCTACCGCGGCGTACAAGGTGTTGTTGACCAGCGTGGATTTGCCTGAGCCGGACACGCCGGTCACGCAGGTCAGCAAGCCGACCGGGAAGTCCACACTCACGTGTTTGAGGTTGTGCCCCGTGGCGCCGGTGATGCGGATGGCTTGCAGTTCGCCTTGGGTGGCAATGTGCTGCGCCTGCCGCTCCGCCCAGGCCAATGCTGCCTTGCTGGGAGCGCCTTTGCCGGCACCTTTGGCAACCGGCTTGGCCTCTTCCACCACGGGTAGCCAAGGGGTGCGGCGCTTGGGCACTTCAATTTGCAGGGTCTTGGCCAGGTACTGGCCGGTGAGCGACGCCGGGGTGGCTTTGACCTCGTCAAACGTGCCCTGGGCGATCACCCGCCCACCGTGCACGCCCGCGCCCAGGCCCATGTCGATCACATGGTCGGCCGCGCGCATCATGTCCTCGTCGTGCTCGACCACCAGCACGCTGTTGCCGATATCGCGCAGGTGTTGCAGCGTGCCGATCAGGCGGTCATTGTCGCGCTGGTGCAGGCCGATACTGGGCTCATCAAGCACATACATCACGCCGGTCAGGCCCGAGCCGATCTGGCTGGCCAGGCGGATGCGCTGGCTCTCACCGCCACTAAGTGTTTCTGCACTGCGGTCTAGACTCAGGTAGTTCAGACCCACGTCGTTCAAAAACTTCAGGCGCAGGCCGATTTCGCGGATAACCTTGGCTGCAATTTCGCCGCGCGCGCCCGGCATCTGCAGGCTGTTGAAGTACTCAAAGCTTTCGCGTAGCGTGACGTGGCTGATCTCGTAGATCGCACGCGCCTCGGTGCCTTCGCCGATCTTCACATGGCGGGCTTCTTTGCGCAGGCGGGAGCCGCCGCAGTCCGGGCAGGGCTGGGTGCTGCGCAAGCGGCCCAGGTCTTCCCGGACGACTGCAGAGTCGGTTTCCCGGTAGCGGCGCTGCATGTTGGGGATGATGCCCTCGAAGGGGTGCTTTTTCGTGACCTTCTTGCCCTGAGAAGCGCCGGAATCCATGATGTAGCTGAACTTGATCTCCTCAGAGCCAGAGCCCTGCAGGATGGCGTGCTGCACCGTGTGCGGCAGGCTCTCAAACGAGGCGTCAATGTCGAACCCGTAGTGCTTGGCTAGGCTCTCCAGCATGCTGAAGTAGTAGCCGTTGCGCCGGTCCCAGCCTTTGATGGCGCCGCTGGCCAGGCTCAGCGTGGGGAAGGCCACCACGCGGGCCGGATCAAAAAACTCATGTTGGCCCAAACCGTCACAGGTCGTGCAGGCGCCGACCGGTGAGTTGAACGAAAACAGCCGCGGCTCCAGCTCCGCGATCGAATAGTTGCACACTGGGCATGCGAACTTGGCGTTGAACAGGTGTTCCACGCCCGTGTCCATTTCGAGCGCAATCGCGCGGCCGCTGGCAATGCGCAGGGCGGCCTCAAAGCTCTCGGCCAGCCGTTGCTTGAGGTCCTGCCGCACCTTAATGCGGTCGACCACTACGTCAATGTCGTGCTTCTCGGTTTTTTTGAGTTCAGGCAGGTCTTCCGCTTCATAGGGCTTGCCATTGAGCCGGAATCGCACATAGCCCTGCGCCTGCATCTGGGCAAACAGGTCCTGGAATTCCCCTTTCTTCTCCCGCGCCACGGGCGCCAGAATCATCAGCTTGGTGTCTTCCGGCAGCGCCAGCACGGCATCCACCATCTGACTGACGGTCTGACTTTGCAGGGGCAGGTCGTGGTCCGGGCAATAAGGGGTGCCAGCGCGGGCGAACAGCAGGCGCAGGTAGTCGTGAATTTCGGTGACGGTACCCACTGTGGAGCGCGGGTTGTGGCTGGTGGCTTTTTGCTCGATGCTGATGGCGGGCGAGAGCCCTTCGATCATGTCCACATCGGGCTTGTCCATCAGTTGCAGGAACTGGCGCGCGTAGGTCGAGAGGCTCTCCACATAGCGGCGCTGCCCCTCCGCGTAGAGGGTGTCAAACGCGAGGCTGGACTTGCCCGAGCCCGACAGGCCGGTGATGACCACCAACTGGTTTCGCGGAATATCGATGTCGATATTCTTCAGGTTGTGGGTGCGCGCACCCCGCACACTGATGTTTTGCTGCTGCAAAGCGCGGGCGAGATATTTACCGTCGTCAGAAGAGGAGTTCAAGAGAGTGGCCGCCGGAAGAGTAACCCGCCATGATAGACAATGTCGGGCTGTGGCGTCACCCTCCGGTTTCTGCCACCCTTTAACGCTTGAGAGTGACCGATTTGTCCGTCCCCACTGATTCCGACACCACCATGACCCCGCTGGAGCGGCGTTCCAGTGCATCGCTGGCACTGATTTTTGCGTTGCGGATGCTGGGGCTTTTTCTGGTGCTCCCGGTATTCGCGCTGGAAGCCCGCAAATACCCCGGTGGGGACGATGCGGCGCTGGTGGGGATTGCGATGGGCGTGTATGGCCTGACGCAGGGCTTGTTGCAGATTCCCTTCGGCATGGCTTCCGACCGGTTCGGGCGCAAGCCGGTGATGGTGGTTGGATTGCTGGTGTTTGCGCTGGGGAGTGCTGTGGCCGCGTGGGCGCCTACCCTGGAGTGGCTGGTAGCCGGCCGGGCACTTCAAGGCGCAGGGGCTATCTCCGCAGCGGTAACTGCCTTGTTGGCAGACCAGACCCGGGACATCGTGCGTACCAAAGCCATGGCTTTGGTGGGGGCGAGTATCGGGTTGATGTTTGCCGTGTCTCTGGTGCTGTCTCCCTTGCTCGCGGCCCACATCGGTTTGCACGGCTTGTTTGCCCTGACCTCCGCGTTGGCGCTGGGCGGGGTCGCGGTGGTGATCTGGTGGGTACCGCCAGCGCCACTGCAGCAGGTCGACCAAGCCAGAAGCGGTGTGCTCGCCGTCCTGCGCCACCCTGCTTTGCTGAGATTGGATTTTGGTGTTTTTGTACTCCATGCGGTGCAGCTGGCCATGTGGGTGGCGCTGCCTGCCATGTTGGTGCAAGCGGGATTGGCGCGCGATCAACATTGGCAGGTGTATCTGCCGGCGGTGTTGGCCTCGTTCTTCGTTATGGGAGCCACCCTCTTTCCGCTCGAGAAAAAAGGCTATCTGCGCGCGGTGTTTTTGTCCGCCATTGGGCTGATTGCGGTGGTGCAAGTGGCGCTATGGCTGCTCACCCAGGCCGGGCCCAGTATCTGGACCATGGGTCTTGTCCTGTTTGTGTTTTTTTGTGGCTTCAATGTGCTGGAGGCCAGTCAGCCCAGCTTGGCCTCGAAGGCGGCGCCAGCCTCGGCCCGTGGTGCGGCACTGGGGGTTTACAACACCTTGCAGTCCCTGGGTTTCTTTGCTGGGGGCGCTTTGGGCGGCTGGTTAGTCAAGTCCGCCGGAGCTCAGGCCCTGTTTGTGGCCAGTGGTGGCGCCATGGTGGCATGGCTGCTCGTCGCGTGGCGAATGGAGGCGCCTGCTGCTAAACCTGCGGCAAAGGCGGGATAATCAGCGACTAATCTGGAGAAAACCATGGCATCCGTCAATAAAGTCATTCTGGTCGGCAATTGCGGCCGCGATCCTGAAATCCGCTACTTGCCCTCCGGTCAGGCGGTGGCGAACGTCAGTGTGGCCACCAGTAGTCGTCGCAAAGACCGAAATACGGGCGAAACCGTAGAAGATACCCAATGGCACCGTGTGACGTTTTACGACCGCTTGGCAGAGATCGCCGGTGAGTACGTTAAAAAAGGTCGCCCGATCTATGTCGAAGGGCGTTTGAAATACGGCAAATACACCGACCAGTCTGGTATTGAAAAGAATACGGTCGATATCGTGGCTACCGAGCTGCAATTGTTGGGTGGTCGTGAAGGCATGGGCGGTCCTTCGGATGCGGGCGATGAGGGGGGTGCGCCACCACCCCGCCGCATGGCACCGCCCCCGCGCGCTGCTGCTCCGGCCCCTGCGCCTCGCCAGGCGCCGGCCCCGCGCCCGGCCAGCGGCTTTGA from the Rhodoferax potami genome contains:
- a CDS encoding MFS transporter; its protein translation is MTPLERRSSASLALIFALRMLGLFLVLPVFALEARKYPGGDDAALVGIAMGVYGLTQGLLQIPFGMASDRFGRKPVMVVGLLVFALGSAVAAWAPTLEWLVAGRALQGAGAISAAVTALLADQTRDIVRTKAMALVGASIGLMFAVSLVLSPLLAAHIGLHGLFALTSALALGGVAVVIWWVPPAPLQQVDQARSGVLAVLRHPALLRLDFGVFVLHAVQLAMWVALPAMLVQAGLARDQHWQVYLPAVLASFFVMGATLFPLEKKGYLRAVFLSAIGLIAVVQVALWLLTQAGPSIWTMGLVLFVFFCGFNVLEASQPSLASKAAPASARGAALGVYNTLQSLGFFAGGALGGWLVKSAGAQALFVASGGAMVAWLLVAWRMEAPAAKPAAKAG
- the ssb gene encoding single-stranded DNA-binding protein; its protein translation is MASVNKVILVGNCGRDPEIRYLPSGQAVANVSVATSSRRKDRNTGETVEDTQWHRVTFYDRLAEIAGEYVKKGRPIYVEGRLKYGKYTDQSGIEKNTVDIVATELQLLGGREGMGGPSDAGDEGGAPPPRRMAPPPRAAAPAPAPRQAPAPRPASGFDDMDDDIPF